The following are encoded in a window of Halalkalicoccus jeotgali B3 genomic DNA:
- a CDS encoding acyl-CoA dehydrogenase family protein, translated as MELKFSNATKMLRQEVRRFVDEEFRPILNDLPDEIERYHNLDPKNPELTDNVRPHPIKIPEEDQQRLRKKAKKAGFWAMGVPEEYGGGGLNLVERCVVLEELSKHRMGLYQAGLGVIELGPGLTVGEPAAYLDNADDYQIKEFFQPCIDGERQSCFGLTEPAAGSDPRGMETRAEKDGDEWVINGTKHYISWAGDSDFIILFARTKPKGDDINDHGITTFLVPSDSDGISMRSIPVIRPEYPFEVTLNDVRVPDENVLGEVDGGLGIAKQCLGESRVLYAANSLGPIDQSIRMGIEWANNRVVGDEKLADKQAIQWKIAKSAVDYQAAKYSVYHAAQRFDDGEDIRHASSITKYQTTETLWTVLDRMVQIHGGAGVDGDLPLERWLRESRVRRIGEGPSEIQLKTIARNLLKGYEDPDPLPLN; from the coding sequence ATGGAGCTAAAGTTCTCTAATGCAACGAAGATGCTTCGACAGGAGGTGCGGCGGTTTGTCGACGAAGAGTTTCGACCAATCCTCAACGACCTTCCGGACGAGATAGAACGGTACCACAACCTCGACCCTAAGAACCCTGAACTCACAGACAACGTTCGCCCGCACCCGATCAAGATCCCTGAGGAGGATCAACAACGCCTCCGGAAGAAAGCAAAAAAAGCTGGTTTTTGGGCGATGGGTGTCCCTGAGGAGTACGGTGGTGGCGGGCTGAACCTCGTCGAGCGATGTGTCGTCCTCGAAGAACTCTCGAAACACCGAATGGGCTTGTATCAAGCCGGTCTCGGTGTCATCGAATTGGGTCCAGGACTGACTGTCGGCGAGCCTGCGGCATATCTCGACAACGCTGACGACTACCAAATCAAGGAATTCTTCCAGCCGTGTATCGACGGTGAAAGGCAGAGCTGTTTCGGACTCACCGAACCGGCTGCGGGGTCGGACCCCCGTGGAATGGAAACTCGTGCCGAAAAGGACGGCGATGAGTGGGTTATCAACGGCACGAAACACTACATCTCCTGGGCCGGTGACTCCGATTTCATCATTCTTTTTGCCCGTACGAAGCCGAAAGGTGATGACATTAACGACCACGGTATCACGACGTTCCTTGTTCCCTCCGACAGCGACGGAATCTCGATGCGATCGATTCCGGTCATCCGTCCGGAATACCCCTTCGAGGTAACGCTCAACGACGTTCGTGTGCCTGACGAGAACGTCCTTGGAGAAGTTGATGGCGGCCTCGGTATCGCAAAGCAGTGTCTTGGCGAATCGCGCGTTCTCTACGCTGCGAACTCGCTAGGCCCTATCGACCAATCCATTCGGATGGGCATCGAGTGGGCCAACAATCGTGTTGTCGGCGACGAAAAATTGGCCGACAAACAAGCCATCCAGTGGAAAATCGCTAAATCAGCTGTCGACTATCAGGCCGCGAAGTACTCGGTGTATCACGCCGCCCAGCGTTTCGACGACGGTGAGGACATTCGACATGCGTCCTCGATTACGAAGTACCAGACAACCGAGACGCTGTGGACAGTTCTCGACCGGATGGTCCAGATCCACGGTGGTGCAGGCGTCGACGGCGATCTGCCGCTGGAACGGTGGCTTCGAGAGTCGCGGGTGCGTCGTATCGGTGAAGGGCCCTCGGAAATCCAACTTAAGACCATCGCTCGAAACCTCCTGAAGGGCTACGAGGATCCCGATCCGCTGCCACTGAATTGA
- a CDS encoding enoyl-CoA hydratase/isomerase family protein, with amino-acid sequence MADRVLIERENDIATIIVNRPEKRNAMDIPTRKALYAAFEEVSEDDDVRAIVLRGAGDGSFIAGGDIDSFADFDHMDGMEYSEKYAQGLYNYVADRHKPTIAAVDGYALGGGTEIALACDIRLATDDAKFGLPEVGIGVIPAGGGTQRLVQVVGAGLASELILTGRIISADEAKRIGLANHVYAAEEFDNEVRAMAEDLASKAPVAQRLAKESIRRSLDIDAGLEYERLAGAFLFGTDDQKEGANAFLEDREPKYRNR; translated from the coding sequence ATGGCAGACAGAGTACTCATCGAACGAGAGAATGACATAGCGACGATCATCGTTAATCGGCCTGAGAAGCGTAATGCGATGGATATCCCGACGCGAAAAGCCCTCTATGCCGCCTTCGAAGAGGTTAGCGAGGATGACGATGTGCGGGCAATCGTGCTCCGCGGAGCAGGAGATGGGTCGTTTATCGCCGGTGGCGATATTGATTCTTTCGCCGACTTCGACCACATGGACGGCATGGAGTACAGCGAGAAGTACGCCCAAGGGCTGTACAACTATGTTGCGGACCGCCACAAACCAACCATCGCCGCGGTTGACGGCTACGCTCTCGGTGGAGGCACCGAAATCGCCCTCGCTTGCGACATTCGCCTCGCCACGGACGACGCGAAGTTCGGCCTGCCCGAAGTCGGCATCGGCGTCATCCCAGCCGGTGGTGGAACACAGCGACTCGTTCAAGTCGTCGGAGCCGGGCTTGCAAGCGAACTTATCCTCACTGGCCGCATTATCAGCGCCGACGAGGCAAAGAGAATTGGTCTTGCAAACCATGTCTACGCCGCCGAGGAATTCGATAATGAAGTCCGAGCCATGGCCGAAGATCTTGCCTCGAAGGCGCCTGTCGCCCAGCGACTTGCAAAAGAATCCATCCGACGTAGCCTTGATATCGACGCCGGCCTTGAATACGAGCGACTGGCCGGAGCGTTTCTGTTCGGCACCGACGACCAGAAAGAGGGTGCAAACGCCTTCCTTGAGGACCGAGAGCCGAAGTACCGAAACCGGTAA
- a CDS encoding aldehyde dehydrogenase family protein, which produces MTGHSTTSIQQFELFIDSKSFPAESGETIPIVDSATEETFATIAAGGASDIDRAATVASESTTAWLEMSPPERGRVLNRAAMLIRKNKESLAELLTRENGKPISQARTEIEVGARYFEYYAGATDKIQGETIPLGREYVDFTIREPLGVTGHIVPWNFPVSLFARSVAPSLAAGNAVVVKPAEQTPLTSVELGKLLDEAGIPDGTINVVPGYGAEAGAALTNHSDITAIAFTGSVPTGKKVAATAARQMKHVHIEAGGKNPNVVFPDADLEAAIEGTLISIFTRNAGQVCSAGDRLLVHKEVHEEFLKELVERVEALTVGPGLEDPDIGALVSEEQYKKVRKYIKIGRRELGEPLVNGVPKNTDKMAGYFVGPTIFDDANNDLRIAREEIFGPVLTVIPFETETEALEIANDSDYGLSAGIFTNDLERAHRFARDVIAGQVYINEWFAGGVETPFGGHRESGFGREKGLEALDQFTTTKNVCLSIGE; this is translated from the coding sequence ATGACTGGTCATAGTACGACCTCTATCCAGCAGTTCGAATTGTTTATCGATAGCAAGTCGTTTCCCGCTGAATCTGGCGAGACAATTCCCATCGTCGATTCCGCAACCGAGGAGACATTCGCGACGATCGCCGCAGGTGGGGCGTCTGATATCGACCGAGCGGCCACCGTCGCTTCCGAATCAACAACGGCGTGGCTCGAGATGTCGCCGCCTGAACGAGGGCGAGTCCTCAATCGAGCGGCGATGTTGATTCGCAAAAACAAAGAGTCGCTCGCAGAGCTGCTGACGCGAGAAAACGGTAAACCAATCTCGCAGGCCCGCACCGAAATTGAGGTCGGTGCTCGCTACTTCGAGTACTATGCCGGCGCAACCGACAAGATTCAGGGCGAGACAATTCCCCTCGGTCGTGAGTATGTTGATTTCACTATTCGCGAACCACTCGGAGTGACGGGTCACATCGTTCCATGGAATTTCCCGGTGTCACTATTCGCTCGGAGTGTCGCGCCGTCGCTGGCCGCCGGCAATGCTGTCGTGGTGAAACCCGCCGAACAGACGCCGCTAACCTCGGTCGAACTGGGAAAGCTGCTGGATGAAGCTGGTATTCCCGATGGCACAATCAACGTCGTTCCCGGCTACGGTGCCGAGGCAGGCGCCGCGCTAACGAACCATTCCGACATCACCGCTATTGCTTTCACCGGGTCAGTGCCGACAGGCAAGAAAGTCGCTGCGACTGCCGCACGCCAAATGAAACACGTCCACATTGAGGCCGGCGGGAAGAATCCGAATGTCGTCTTCCCCGATGCCGACCTTGAAGCGGCCATTGAGGGGACATTGATATCAATTTTTACCCGGAACGCGGGGCAGGTATGTTCGGCCGGTGACCGACTGCTCGTCCACAAGGAGGTCCATGAGGAGTTCCTCAAGGAACTTGTTGAGCGAGTCGAAGCGCTGACCGTAGGACCGGGATTGGAGGATCCCGATATTGGAGCGCTAGTCTCCGAAGAACAGTATAAGAAGGTTCGGAAGTACATCAAAATTGGCAGGCGAGAACTGGGCGAGCCGCTTGTCAACGGCGTTCCCAAGAACACGGATAAGATGGCGGGCTACTTCGTTGGGCCGACAATTTTCGACGATGCAAACAATGACCTTCGCATCGCACGCGAGGAAATCTTTGGACCGGTGCTCACTGTGATTCCGTTCGAAACGGAGACGGAGGCACTCGAAATAGCCAACGACAGCGATTACGGGCTGTCGGCCGGGATCTTCACCAACGACCTCGAACGGGCCCACCGATTCGCCCGCGACGTGATTGCTGGGCAGGTGTACATCAATGAGTGGTTCGCCGGCGGCGTCGAGACACCGTTCGGCGGCCACCGCGAGAGCGGCTTCGGTCGCGAGAAGGGACTGGAGGCGCTTGACCAGTTCACCACCACGAAGAACGTTTGTCTAAGTATCGGCGAGTAA
- a CDS encoding TAXI family TRAP transporter solute-binding subunit, whose translation MGATVGMLGLAGCSGGGNGDGEGSGGSSNSGSWTIGTSGEETATHASGVAFSSVINENSDQIQMSAQTTGGTTANNRLVDQGQIDIAQTTHNLLWRANRDEGPYSEPPVEKTLCQTFSYMTLDIFLVKRQGASSLEGVTRVEDLPEGTNISFGPRGTSAWDMANDGLGLVGIDNSQEYFNVSTMGLGDQATAMNEGRIDVCTCYTANQETLIGWIQQLDAQVDVDVLEWGISADQANSADVPVAVTDVPGDTWNQEISHDPYTALPLGYTTVIPSDISQELAYEYTEILMNNVEGVRSASAVLERFGPDFATEWLQPSGVPVHPGAEQYYKDNDMWNENLTTLEQFEG comes from the coding sequence ATGGGAGCAACCGTCGGAATGCTCGGCCTCGCCGGGTGTTCCGGGGGCGGTAATGGAGATGGGGAGGGGAGTGGCGGCAGCAGCAATTCTGGTTCGTGGACTATCGGTACCAGCGGTGAGGAGACCGCGACTCACGCGTCAGGTGTCGCATTCTCCTCAGTCATCAACGAAAACTCAGATCAGATCCAGATGAGCGCCCAGACTACGGGCGGTACCACAGCGAACAACCGACTCGTCGATCAAGGCCAGATTGACATTGCCCAGACGACGCACAACCTCTTGTGGCGTGCCAACCGTGATGAAGGTCCGTACTCTGAACCCCCAGTCGAAAAAACCCTGTGTCAGACGTTTTCATACATGACATTGGACATCTTTCTCGTCAAGCGGCAGGGCGCATCCAGTCTCGAAGGTGTTACTCGCGTTGAGGACCTTCCGGAGGGAACCAATATCTCGTTCGGCCCACGTGGAACAAGTGCATGGGACATGGCCAACGACGGTTTAGGCCTCGTCGGCATCGATAACTCCCAAGAGTACTTCAACGTCAGTACGATGGGACTCGGCGATCAGGCCACCGCGATGAACGAAGGTCGTATCGATGTGTGTACGTGCTACACTGCGAATCAGGAGACGCTTATAGGCTGGATTCAACAACTCGACGCACAAGTCGACGTTGACGTTCTTGAGTGGGGCATCTCTGCCGATCAAGCCAACAGTGCAGATGTGCCCGTCGCAGTCACCGACGTGCCAGGCGATACGTGGAATCAAGAGATTTCCCATGATCCCTATACCGCGCTACCACTGGGGTATACCACAGTCATCCCGTCGGATATCTCTCAAGAGCTTGCCTACGAGTACACGGAGATCCTAATGAACAACGTCGAGGGAGTTCGTAGCGCCAGTGCCGTTCTTGAACGATTCGGCCCTGACTTTGCCACAGAATGGCTTCAGCCCAGTGGCGTTCCCGTCCACCCCGGCGCTGAACAGTACTACAAGGACAACGATATGTGGAACGAGAACTTAACCACACTCGAACAATTCGAGGGATAA
- a CDS encoding SDR family oxidoreductase, whose translation MQLDLEGNAALVIASSSGLGKASAASLAKAGVDVIVNGRDEGRLENAVEELRETAEGQVIGCVGDMTNPDDITRLVETTVDEFGRLDHLVTSAGGPTRYTFTETQDDDWYYAYDMLVMSVVRAVRESIPHLREVGGTITNITSMVTKEASGANVLSSSVRMCVQGLAKVLSDELAPEIRVNTILPGLYYTPRRHDAGEAGVDLSDVPLDRMGEARELGDVVAFLCSGYSSYLTGAAIPIDGGALQSTL comes from the coding sequence ATGCAATTGGACCTAGAGGGTAATGCAGCACTAGTCATCGCCTCAAGCAGTGGTCTCGGAAAGGCCTCGGCAGCCTCCTTAGCAAAAGCGGGCGTCGACGTGATCGTGAACGGACGGGATGAAGGACGACTTGAGAACGCGGTCGAGGAATTGCGCGAGACAGCAGAGGGCCAAGTTATCGGCTGTGTGGGCGACATGACAAACCCGGACGACATTACACGCCTCGTTGAGACGACGGTTGATGAGTTCGGTCGTCTTGACCACCTCGTGACCAGTGCAGGCGGGCCGACGCGGTACACCTTTACAGAAACCCAGGACGACGACTGGTACTACGCATACGACATGCTCGTGATGAGCGTCGTCCGAGCGGTTCGGGAATCAATACCGCACCTCAGAGAGGTAGGAGGAACTATTACCAATATCACTTCGATGGTTACGAAGGAAGCATCGGGGGCGAACGTCCTGTCGAGTTCGGTCCGGATGTGCGTGCAAGGATTGGCGAAAGTCCTTTCGGATGAACTCGCACCTGAGATCCGAGTGAACACCATCTTACCAGGACTGTACTACACGCCGCGACGACACGACGCGGGCGAGGCCGGTGTTGACCTCTCGGACGTGCCATTAGATAGGATGGGCGAGGCCCGAGAGCTTGGTGATGTAGTCGCGTTTCTCTGTTCGGGATACTCAAGTTACCTCACTGGCGCGGCAATTCCTATCGACGGCGGTGCGCTCCAGTCGACACTGTAA
- a CDS encoding TRAP transporter permease, with protein sequence MGKYIFLVLLGIAGVIYHLWFALTYGIEMQLHLVAHLGFMMVAITAVCFDPQVNREDGWLSVLDNYLVLPAELIGSAGIAIYLWMNYERLAVFSIGVYTDVDFYVGIFLLLFIIDQSRRAFGNILPAVGVIGLIYAIAGPYFPSILRHGGIEFRRLITSQTVAFAGVYDTLVQVAATYIVIFIVFAAFLEAYGAMNYFVNIGAKVGSYVKSGITQTAVVTSVAMGSVNGSAAANAATTGAFTIPLMKNQGISKETSAAIESVASSGGQIMPPIMGAAAFVMAEITGTSYLHIITIGLLPALLFYGTIAVAVHLITLKEGAGLTNLEDVGSDRDESKINEGDKTIEDISMGTTTQPSDMSMLAEASQTSFLASLAKGMYLWLPVSILVYTLVILQYDPVYAGFFSTLSIFPVALLQGLYFGDDKKVAVRDFVENTIEGCRLGMSNAAPITLAVAVIAIFVGVLNQTGFTQALAQSLISLSGGELALLLFFAMFAAILFGLGMPTVAAYIVAVLLIAPALVNLGVRLETAHFFVFYFAILSAITPPVAIACIITAEISKGNFWRVAAKSLVIGMPLFLLPYVFIMNDAVMYWEFPQTLVLFPMLLLGLICLSIASIGYLNGDLSWPFRIVIGAVGFGILFVPVLPVADQLVRMVLVAIAGGMLFYQGTFDGLQQHLTKVLP encoded by the coding sequence ATGGGTAAGTACATCTTCCTGGTTCTTCTCGGGATTGCCGGTGTTATCTATCATCTATGGTTCGCGCTAACTTACGGCATTGAGATGCAACTGCACCTAGTCGCTCATCTCGGGTTCATGATGGTCGCCATCACTGCGGTCTGCTTTGACCCGCAAGTAAACCGTGAAGACGGCTGGCTTTCGGTACTTGATAATTATTTAGTCTTACCGGCTGAGCTCATCGGCTCCGCTGGAATCGCCATCTATCTCTGGATGAACTATGAACGCCTGGCCGTCTTTTCGATAGGTGTCTACACCGACGTTGACTTCTACGTCGGTATTTTTCTGCTTCTCTTCATTATCGATCAGTCGCGCCGAGCGTTCGGAAATATCTTGCCAGCTGTCGGTGTCATCGGCCTCATCTACGCCATCGCAGGACCGTACTTCCCATCAATTCTCCGGCATGGAGGTATTGAGTTCCGTCGGCTTATCACTTCACAAACCGTCGCGTTTGCTGGTGTCTACGATACGCTTGTACAGGTCGCCGCGACTTATATTGTCATTTTCATTGTCTTTGCCGCGTTCCTTGAGGCCTACGGCGCGATGAATTACTTCGTTAATATTGGAGCAAAGGTCGGCAGCTACGTCAAATCGGGTATCACTCAGACAGCCGTCGTCACAAGCGTCGCAATGGGCTCGGTTAACGGGAGTGCGGCAGCCAATGCCGCGACAACGGGCGCATTTACCATCCCACTAATGAAGAATCAGGGTATCAGCAAAGAGACCTCAGCGGCCATCGAATCCGTCGCATCCAGCGGTGGACAGATCATGCCACCGATTATGGGCGCTGCAGCGTTCGTCATGGCCGAGATTACCGGAACCAGTTATCTCCATATCATCACTATCGGTCTGCTTCCGGCACTGCTATTCTACGGCACTATCGCCGTCGCAGTACACTTGATTACGTTAAAGGAGGGGGCCGGACTGACAAACCTCGAAGACGTCGGGAGCGACAGGGATGAGAGTAAAATAAACGAAGGGGATAAGACTATCGAGGATATTTCAATGGGAACGACGACACAACCCAGCGATATGTCGATGCTAGCTGAAGCGAGTCAGACTTCTTTCCTCGCCTCTCTCGCAAAGGGGATGTATCTCTGGTTGCCGGTCTCAATTCTCGTCTACACGCTGGTCATCCTCCAGTACGACCCGGTCTACGCCGGGTTCTTTTCCACTCTCTCGATATTCCCCGTTGCACTGCTTCAGGGGTTGTACTTTGGTGACGACAAGAAAGTCGCCGTTAGGGACTTTGTTGAAAACACTATTGAGGGATGTCGACTAGGTATGAGCAACGCGGCACCGATTACCCTCGCAGTCGCAGTTATCGCTATCTTCGTCGGCGTGTTGAACCAGACCGGCTTCACGCAGGCGCTCGCACAGAGCCTAATTTCGCTGTCGGGCGGCGAGCTGGCCTTACTGCTATTCTTTGCAATGTTCGCAGCAATCCTCTTCGGTCTAGGAATGCCAACTGTCGCCGCTTACATCGTCGCTGTATTGCTCATCGCGCCCGCACTGGTGAATCTCGGCGTGCGACTGGAGACGGCACACTTCTTTGTGTTCTATTTTGCCATCCTCTCGGCGATCACACCACCAGTCGCCATCGCCTGTATCATTACTGCGGAGATCTCGAAGGGGAACTTCTGGCGCGTCGCCGCGAAGTCCCTCGTCATCGGTATGCCGCTGTTCCTGCTTCCGTACGTCTTCATTATGAACGACGCTGTCATGTATTGGGAATTCCCGCAGACGCTCGTGTTGTTCCCGATGCTACTCTTGGGATTAATCTGTCTGTCCATCGCCAGCATCGGCTACCTCAACGGAGACCTCAGTTGGCCGTTCAGAATCGTTATCGGAGCTGTTGGTTTCGGCATCTTGTTCGTTCCAGTTCTTCCAGTCGCCGACCAACTCGTCCGCATGGTACTGGTAGCTATTGCCGGCGGCATGTTATTTTATCAGGGCACGTTTGATGGCCTCCAACAGCATCTCACGAAGGTACTGCCGTAA
- a CDS encoding universal stress protein — translation MFTVVLATDGHKERVMAQVEAVADYPCASEEIEVLIVNVAKEIQSDEGGKINIEEYADMPESASNALSFFQSEGITARAEQRSGDPAEEIIRAARDADANQIILGGRKRSPVGKAVFGSVVQKVIFDAECPVLTTNIEVRRVS, via the coding sequence ATGTTCACAGTAGTCTTAGCGACAGACGGTCACAAAGAACGCGTGATGGCCCAAGTGGAGGCCGTTGCGGACTATCCCTGTGCGAGCGAGGAAATCGAGGTCCTGATTGTTAATGTCGCAAAGGAGATTCAGAGTGACGAGGGCGGGAAAATCAATATAGAGGAGTATGCCGATATGCCCGAGAGCGCGTCAAACGCGCTCTCGTTCTTTCAATCGGAAGGAATTACTGCTCGAGCCGAACAGCGAAGTGGAGACCCTGCCGAGGAAATTATCAGAGCGGCACGAGACGCAGACGCCAACCAAATCATTCTCGGTGGTCGCAAACGGAGTCCAGTCGGAAAGGCTGTCTTCGGTAGTGTCGTGCAAAAAGTTATCTTCGACGCAGAGTGTCCGGTCCTGACAACTAATATAGAAGTAAGGAGAGTCAGTTAA
- a CDS encoding UGSC family (seleno)protein, with protein MTSQDEEILNPFADEIEAKGTVLADRLSTVDSVRIGLFSNTKKNADYFLREVGAQLEADYDVDVSEVVYKDVATSAADEDIYEELLGYDAVLIAYGDCGSCSSWTMHDSFQLEEAGVPTVVFCTEEFTTLCQYEAENQGVPGLPIVEIEHPIADLSPEAVASDRVTDDILTSVTEALTTDPEVLVDLYQGKYTGAASSELV; from the coding sequence ATGACAAGCCAAGACGAAGAGATACTCAACCCATTCGCCGACGAAATCGAGGCGAAAGGAACCGTACTGGCCGACCGATTATCGACTGTTGATTCCGTACGAATCGGGCTATTCTCGAACACAAAGAAGAACGCCGACTACTTCCTTCGAGAGGTCGGTGCACAACTCGAAGCCGACTACGATGTCGACGTTTCTGAGGTCGTCTACAAGGACGTCGCGACTAGTGCGGCCGACGAGGACATCTACGAAGAACTCCTAGGGTATGATGCCGTCCTCATTGCTTATGGTGACTGTGGCTCCTGTTCGTCGTGGACAATGCACGACTCCTTCCAACTCGAGGAGGCGGGCGTCCCAACCGTCGTCTTCTGCACCGAGGAGTTTACGACGCTGTGTCAGTACGAGGCAGAAAATCAGGGCGTTCCCGGGCTTCCAATCGTCGAAATAGAACACCCTATTGCCGACCTCTCGCCTGAGGCGGTCGCGAGTGATCGTGTCACCGACGACATCCTTACTTCGGTCACCGAAGCACTGACAACCGACCCCGAAGTACTCGTTGACCTGTATCAGGGAAAGTATACCGGCGCGGCATCGAGCGAACTAGTCTGA
- a CDS encoding CaiB/BaiF CoA transferase family protein gives MSDQVLDSIDVVDLGQIYNGPYCSLLLSYMGANVTKIEPPHGEPLRDRVKDGEAPEFVMLNSNKEGMTLNLKTKEGKEIFKELIEDADVLIENFSVGTMERLDLGYGDLTELNPELIYAHSSGFGEEGPYNEYPAMDLTIQAISGVMDVTGFPNGPPTKAGIAVGDFMGGIHLLAGVLGALYERELTGEGQFVEVSMHDSVFPTLMSPMAAHFNDDNVPPRTGNRHSGLAQSPYNVYETADGYIAIFGVTNRHWHSLLEVIGREDLKDDPRFESNVKRSNHLNEVDELVEGWTIERERDDIEETLLDAGVPCGPVKKLEEVADDPHLKERGMINEIDHPDYGKISVPGLPIRFSGSDLPDIEPSPSKGRDTRKVMCERLGYSEAEFEELEEKGVF, from the coding sequence ATGAGCGATCAGGTGCTGGACAGCATCGACGTAGTCGACCTTGGGCAGATATACAACGGTCCCTACTGCTCTCTGTTGCTCTCCTATATGGGTGCGAACGTTACAAAAATCGAACCACCACACGGCGAACCGCTACGGGACCGCGTCAAGGACGGCGAGGCACCGGAGTTCGTAATGCTCAATTCCAATAAAGAGGGCATGACGCTCAATCTCAAGACGAAAGAGGGTAAGGAGATATTCAAGGAACTCATTGAAGACGCCGACGTACTGATCGAGAACTTTTCTGTCGGTACTATGGAACGACTTGACCTTGGCTATGGCGACCTCACAGAGCTGAATCCGGAACTCATCTACGCACACAGTAGCGGCTTCGGTGAGGAAGGTCCCTACAACGAGTACCCTGCGATGGACCTTACAATTCAGGCGATAAGCGGCGTAATGGATGTGACGGGATTTCCGAACGGCCCGCCGACGAAAGCTGGTATCGCCGTCGGCGACTTCATGGGCGGCATCCACCTGCTAGCTGGCGTCCTTGGTGCACTGTACGAACGGGAATTGACCGGCGAAGGGCAATTCGTGGAGGTGAGCATGCACGACTCGGTGTTCCCGACACTCATGTCTCCGATGGCCGCCCATTTCAACGACGACAACGTGCCCCCACGGACCGGTAATCGACACAGCGGCCTCGCCCAGAGCCCCTACAACGTCTACGAGACAGCCGACGGCTACATTGCAATCTTCGGTGTCACCAATCGCCACTGGCACTCCCTGCTGGAAGTCATCGGCCGGGAGGATTTGAAGGACGACCCACGCTTCGAGAGCAACGTCAAGCGCTCGAATCATCTCAATGAGGTCGACGAACTAGTTGAGGGCTGGACTATCGAACGCGAACGCGACGACATTGAGGAAACACTGCTCGACGCAGGCGTTCCTTGCGGCCCGGTCAAGAAACTCGAAGAAGTTGCTGATGACCCACACCTCAAGGAGCGAGGGATGATAAACGAAATCGACCACCCTGACTACGGCAAAATTTCGGTCCCCGGCCTTCCGATTCGCTTCTCCGGTTCGGACCTTCCTGACATCGAACCGTCTCCCTCGAAGGGACGGGATACCCGGAAAGTGATGTGTGAACGCCTTGGATATTCCGAAGCGGAGTTCGAGGAATTGGAAGAGAAAGGCGTATTTTAA
- a CDS encoding RraA family protein produces MFDTSVVSDALDKYDIDGVITGLPPAESGQTAVGRAHTMRFEWADNPGKQTNFPYTMLNELLNDRVLVIDGVSPDISCWGGNASRLAENAGVSGVVINGGYRDIPEICEGAFPVFARQPTPKSGQYRLTVESIGEPLEIDGVVVNPEDLIIADATGVVVVPAENAVDVAETAEITLREELLVERKIENGATVTDLQSNDHEF; encoded by the coding sequence ATGTTCGACACCAGCGTCGTCTCCGACGCCTTGGACAAGTACGACATTGACGGCGTTATCACTGGACTTCCGCCCGCGGAGTCTGGACAAACTGCGGTCGGCCGTGCTCACACAATGCGCTTCGAATGGGCTGATAACCCGGGCAAGCAGACGAACTTCCCATACACGATGCTAAATGAACTGCTTAACGACCGCGTCCTCGTCATTGATGGCGTCAGTCCAGACATCTCCTGTTGGGGAGGGAACGCCTCGCGTCTGGCCGAAAACGCCGGCGTTAGTGGCGTAGTCATCAACGGAGGCTACCGTGACATCCCAGAAATTTGCGAAGGGGCGTTTCCGGTATTCGCACGCCAGCCAACCCCAAAGTCGGGCCAATACCGTCTCACGGTTGAGTCGATCGGCGAACCGCTCGAAATCGACGGAGTCGTAGTGAACCCTGAGGACCTCATCATTGCCGACGCAACGGGCGTCGTCGTCGTCCCTGCAGAGAATGCGGTAGACGTGGCCGAAACAGCCGAAATAACGCTTCGTGAAGAATTACTCGTCGAACGCAAGATTGAGAATGGCGCGACGGTCACAGACCTCCAGAGCAACGACCACGAGTTCTGA